tttggtataaagatagtttgagaccctgggaaggacaaaggatcgttttatcccgaaaaattccATAGCTGCCGCGggattgcaaaaaaataatatggcAGACGGcgtcgcaggcaaaagctagcgATTTATTTAACAAGCACTTcctattgtatttattatataaatatttgggGGTAAATATGTCCTCAGGTTAAAGCGCTGGGGACGAGGCTCCGGCTTCTCCTCGTTACTCCCCTTGCATAACCCCGCCTCCAAGATCAAATTATTGATTTGGGTCTCGATTCTATCCAACCGCTTCTTCATAGAGTCCAGTGCACACCTAGCTGCATGCATATTTGCACTGAACTTAGAAATATTTCGCGGTTCTTCAAGTGGCCGCACTCGCTCAGTGTCTTTGGCTGTCCTATTGTCGACTGGCACTGGAACGACTGGAACGTCGGCGCTACCTAGTCTGCTAGGGTCAATTCTAAAGCTTGTTATTGATCACAATCCTCCCTCAATCATAACGTTCGAATTCCAAGGttccattttgaaatattcctGGTAAGCCTTTACCTAATGTTAATGAGTCAGTCCGAAAATTAAGAAATGTAATGAATTTCACTGttggtatattaaaaaaaaaacaatcttcaaCATATTCACAAACAACGTATGTACGTACTTaactgaaaaaaatagttttttcttattttaagaTGAGCTTTGGCACTAAGACATAggtaattgaaaattttaattaacaaatatttttttatttttctacaaataaataatgactataattattacataatcctaagaataaaataaacttgaaaaaaagagAAGAGACGAAAGCGAACAGCCaaagttaaaaagaaaaatattttgacagaTATGTCATAGCCAATATTTGGGATATTGTTGACATCGAATCTAACTATACTTATCCaaactaagtaataaataaatgcgaatgttacaccgtctgtctgtccgtctgttaccttttcacgtcaaAACCACTACAccaattgaaatgaaatgtggtatgaagatagtttgagactcttggaaggacataggattgtTTTATACCGAAAAATTGCAAAGCTCCCGCGAGATTATTGCTAGTGATCCTATTTATTCAACAAATACGATCGAAAGCGCTTTGGAGTTTAGTTTCCCCAGCACTTcctattgtatttattatataaatatttgggGGTAAATATGTCCTTAGGTTAAAGCGCTGGGGACGAGGCTCCGGCTTCTCCTCGTTACTCCCCTTGCATAACCCGCCTCCAAGATCAAATTATTGATTTGGGTCTCGATTCTATCCAACCGCTTCTTTATAGAGTCCAGTTCACACCTAGCTGCATGCATATTTGCACTGAACTTAGAAATATTTCGCGGTTCTTCAAGTGGCCGCACTCGCTCAATGTCTTTGGCTGTCCTATTGTCGACTGGAACGTCGGCACTACCTTGTCTGCTGGGGTCAATTTTAAAGCTTGCAATATCAATAGATAACAAGCCTCCCTGGATAATAACGTTCGAATTCCAAGGttccattttgaatttttcctGGTAGGCCCTTTGCTGTCTgtaacaaatgaaaattaaacaattttgaTGGACGTAATAATAAGTTACAAGTTTTGGATTATAAATTTGTCAGCCTACTATATACCTACCAACtgctaaaattattaatttctttcctgtgcataaaataaaagaaataactaATTTTTTAATTGCTTCTCTCGTAGGTACGTAATATTTGGCTTTACTCAAACGTTAAGACATAATAAAGaactaagtaaaaaaataaaaaataaactgaaaatatGAAACGGTAAAAACTTACCTTTAATTTCTCAGTGAAACCACCACTCCAaggattttatttttgtacttaaatTTAATGGGATGGTGTTTACTCCAAAGCTTCCACCTTTTATACATGGCACAAGCAACGGGCGTGCTTCTTTTAAGGGAGAATACTAATTGAagataattattacttaattgttaatAAATTAACAACTATCGTAATgaacaaaatattaattttctgaTTTACGTAATTCACGTAATTTCGAAATTTCCTAATTAATAACCTGTTTGTTTCCCAATTTATAATTTAGTGcgtaaatcaaaacaaaacgGTAGGTGAGTCAGTGTTGGCTTCGGGCTCGTCCCATTGACTCTTTGCTTGTCCGTCCTGGTTTATTGTATGCTGACAAATttctcgtacctacctactttatgaTCTTATGAGTACGTCTACAAGATTTTTGCTAGGTTTGAATGTAGGTACGTCCTACCTACTTTTATACCGTATTTAAGTCTTAAAGTGTGACGTTACGACGAATGTGGCGCCTCCTTTTACTTTTTGCATTAATTTTACATGTTCTTGCAAATGTAAATGAGTCAATTACAAAGTTTCAAACTACTTTATTCGATACTTTGGTTTCCAATTTAACAGTGCATAGAACTTACAAAAATAGTTAATATTAGGACAAACATGCTTAGGCTAAGTTCACATGAAATCTTCATCAAAAACTAATAGGTATGTGTGGCGTACAACCACAAGGTACTATAGGCACCCTTTTATTTTTGGCATACCTACATCAACGATATGCCAAAAGTCCTTAAACATACATGTATTTCTTTAGATTTTTTACTGTCATGTCACGTTACTAAGTACCTACAGACCTACTTTATTTTCAAACATCAATAAATACAAATCATAATCCGCGACAAGCTTCGTCATTCATCAACTCTGGTACAGGAAGGTACAGGACTATAGTACAGAACAATATCAGCAAAAGAATtcgttaatttatttaactcttgttaattaattattgtgtttaaaaccaattaaaatatttaaattgaatttggCAGTCATCTGCAACATACCTACTTCAGCATAAAAACTAGTACACAACTCTTCACCCTCCATCTTTCCTACACGATTTAAACGTCCCAATAATACCAGCAGCATTACCCCGCTGAATccatgtatgtttgtatgttgaTGATGCTTCACTATAAAGAGTAACAATAAGAGTAAGAGtgttacctacttattacttattctgtggtgtaGCTAACCTAGAAATTGAAGCTGCTTATAAAAATGCCATGGAATGGTTTGAAAATAACACCTGagctaaaattaaatttagaaaaaaaatatcgcgTTTCACActcgttatattataacatacctacctacttgttcattttaataaagaagtacctgggcgaccgagctttgctcgggctacaactcgttaataagcgttttcccagagataagaccaagctacatCGATTTTCCATCGCCGAAAacctctacataccaaattttgtcGAAATCATTGgcaccgttttcgagatccccgaagtatatttatatatatatacaagaattgctcgtttaaaagtcTTAGATTCTACCGAAATATATATTCTAGACTAGACAGCCGCTATATCTAGTCTTGCTCTTTGTAATAAACCAATAAGTATTTCAAGGCCTTAACATTCTGATATTTCTGTGTATTTACATAATGTACTATGAATTCCTTTTTCTCTAAAAGTACCCACATTTCTACTGTATGACaagataattaataaaatcaacAGACCGAGTAAATGGCCGCTCAAATTGTATTAGCGTagattaaaacctaaaattagtTGGCATGAAAGTATTGCATGGCTATACTTAAGGTGTATTGCATAAAGATCCCTGAGGATTACAAAACGATATAAACGCATTAATTCCAAAATAAAGTGTTGAAATGGTTGTTTGAAGTGTATCTCCTTTGCAGCTTTgttattgaatttgtaaataaGAATTAGTTTAggcaaaatgtatttttaatagatGAGCAGAATATGTTTTtatgatttaatattttattgtaatgccCAGAATTATTAtcctttttaatatttctatcTACGCCGATGCTGGTAGAATGTACTGAACTAAGAGTAACACTACTAACCAATATTGTACCATATTCTCTGATAGCATTTTctcgtttaaataaataaatatctacgaTTGAAAATGTTAAGcatgcgtttttttttgttttttaaatttctggTCTTTTTGTTTGATGAACACTTGTTAATTGTTACAAATGTATCGCACGAGTAGGAAAACTTCAAAGGGCACTGATCTCTTCATCTCCAGTGttatcttttagacggggtattcttttaataattttcattcgtatagttagttaagctatcttaggttagtttttttttacaataggGAAACGTTtcgtataaattaaatataaaaattaaacccATTGTGATGTTTTTCATGTCTTAAGCCGGGTGTAGTCTAGCAAGAAAAATAGTacaagttgcaatacattgcgaggccgtaaagcgaacgagtttgaagtggtcaatcgagcgccgcaatgtagaTCAACTTATACGATTTTCCTTGCAGGTCAACTGGGCTTTAGAGCTCTAGTACACGGACGGTACGATATCACGCTTGGTTTTCCGAAGCTTCATCCGAATCCGTAAGTTGGTACAGCACAGCCGTATAAGcgtaaagtattaacaaacacatacaaacattatatattttatatagactttaattcatgagccaccatgaaacCTTTTCACAGTAAATGTCAGTTTACGCAATACAATGAAAATCGATGACATGATGACTTGAAAGACTTCTCCATGaattccatggtggccaatgaattagaGGCCTTTGACCGTTAGCCGTACTAGGTAACAAATATTcacatttattaaattagtaagAAATAGGAACgaataagattttatttaacatttttatttcccacaaatttatataaaaatataataaaaaagaagaaattaaataactaaattaaaactaaaataaaaactagttcctaaaaataaaaatagtaaaataataagggatcttaatgttttttttttgttaaagcgGGGAGGAGACTCCAGGTTTTTCTCGTCACGCCGCCCCTGGCATAAACACGTCTCCAAgatcaaattatttaatttggtcTCAATTCGATCAAACCGCTTCTTCATAGAGTCTAAAGAACATCTAACAGCATgcatttttattcaaactaGAAATTCTTCGCGGTTTTCTATGTATGCGGTCTTCAAATGCGCGCATCCACTCAGTCTTCTAGGCTATCGTGTATTCGACCAGACCATCAGAGGGgctacaacaaaattcgaaaattgaagttcgtgtcgtgccgtccttctcactctcgtattaagtaaataatataaacgtcagCTGGTGGACACGgtaaacttcgattttcgaatttcgtagtagccctgcagcactAGGGAGATAGACTGTTGGGTTAGGGCGGTAAAGTGGAATTTCGGTCTTGCTCGAAAATCTACCGGGGCTTTTGCACGGCATTCGGGgcattgtaatttataatggCGCTTGTAGTGTTAGTTATCTCACATCAAATAAAATAGATGGATAGAACTCACTTTTTTTAGAACTACTCAAATTATTAATACATCGCATAatctcataaaataaataaaaccgagTAATATACGAGGTTTTAAACTATTATTAAGAATAGgctaattatatattatttataatcaaagTCAAATGAATTATATTAATGTCACAAATTACCTTATAAACTAAAGATAGATCTAAAACTAaacgaaataaaacaaaaattcaaataaaataaaataaaatatgtaaataaaataaaataaaataggtacaataaaaaaaaaacttaaaaacactaaaactaaaacctaAACACTCCCggcctacgaataataattcttattCGTAGTACCCGTCTCAAAAGTGCCCATAACTCCAGCAGCATTTCCCCGCCGATGGCCAGCGCTGTCTGCTGAACCAGGTACAACCAAGGAGCGGGGGTCGCAAACCCTGAAGAAAAAATTTACACAAtgtaacattttgtttttattcgactggatggaaaacgagcaaatgggtctcctgatggtgagatcatcactgcccatagacacctataacaccaggggattgcagatgcgttgccaacctagaggcctataagatgggatacctcaagtgccaataatttcaccggctgtcttactctccacgccgaaacataacagtgcaagcactgctgcttcacggcaggcttagcgagtaagatggtggtatcaatccgggcggaccttgcacaaacaTAACATTAAAATAGCCTTCAGTCtaaaggtacctactaaatggcgaacaaaaatataaataaataataaatatcatgggacacttgacaccaattgacctagtcccaaactaagcaaagcttgtactatggacactaggcaacggataaacatacttatatagataaatacatacttcaatacatattaaacatccaagacccgagaacaaacattcgtattattcatacaaatatctgcccggccgtgattcgaacccgggacctcaagcttcgtagtcaggttctctaatcacttggccatccggtcatatATGGTTTCGGTTCCAATTACGTAGCGATATTTTGCAAGTACCTACAGTGCAAATGCAGTAGCAGTAGCAAAGCCTGTTATTGTATTGCTATCAATCAAGCCTCCGTCAATCATAAGGTTCGAATAATGTCTCTTCCATTCTGAGGGACTCTTCTGGTCTCAGCTGCGGTTGTCTGTAACAGATGAATAGAAACGATTTAAAATGTCCGTAATACCTACTAGTTAGgttataagtaggtatctactCCTTCTCCATCTTATAactactccatttattttaacatttgaaatttgcacacgtttttaatcaaacaacgaaactattcaACATttgttaacttctataataaaaacgtaataaataccgctaacaAATGTGTGGATATTTTTAATCCATTTGtattcgaaataccgagaaacgtgtggcacgatttgaccgttaattcaaattttgaacatgaaactatcgtgagactcgctcatttagaatcgacttcaaaaaaggaggttatcaattcggctgtatttttttttgtttgttacctcagaaatcgtcatttatgaaccggtatgtttttttttttttttttctttcgtctattatatcttcaattaggtcccataagctcCAAATCAGGAtgtgatgattggatcttaaggaaatcgtgggaactcttcaaatgttgtagggacacctatagtaaactggatatatttagtgcatatggtaaaacgggtggtgaagcaccaggactcctcaataattaacgcctctgcatcggaaaagtaatctttcgtaaaaggtgacgagcagtttgtatttacactaaaaagggtaaaaaatcaaaatttataacagaaaatttaaccaactacaaaaaacatgaaatatttttttacttttctactttttttttaatttttaattttattttagtctgaagtcggtggttgcctcagcacgagccaccaggagtgattgaagcccaatataaaggcGTAGgggaggtagatgactataggtccactcctgtgctctctcacacacacacacacacacacacacacttatccgtcacaaactttcgcatttataatattatatttagataAGGGTTAATTTTAAGGCCGGCCACAGACCAATCTATTCTATTTTGCATTATTTTCTGTTCTGTAAGAATAGAATAGGTAGAAACTTCATAACAAAACGCTTCTATTATCACACGCACGCCAGCCGGCTAGAAAGAATAATCCGATGGATGATTTGTGGGTAAATTGCTACTATGTGACGAGTGGTACAATTTTTAATGCATTCTAGCCTTCCGCTTTAAATTCTTTTCTGTTCTATTCTAGGCAGAACACAACAGAATCGGTAGGTCAGTGGCCAGCCTATGTAATATCTCATATGTAGTTACTTACTATTAACACCCATTAATTTGCTGCTAAAGTTACTTCGACGTATCAGACAAattgcagcggccgtggtcacgaataAACTGAAGTGTAGGGTACCGTCCATTTACCCGCGCGAGTCTTgcaaactacccgcacttgatttattttttgccggcaccctatcacaccgataCACTCATAGACCTATACATCTATACACCCGTGTTTACTTACTCACATGCATGACTTACTCTGAGGATACACTACACTGGCAATATCACTCTGTCCGAAATGTTCGTCTTGATTCGAATCGTTCGTCGAATGTACTGAAACGTCAAGTTCATGTTAACATTAGATAGAAGGAAAAATATgacgaatagaaaaaaaaacaaataagacaaataaataaagataaattgaTAGatgagtaggtaagtaaaagCTTGAATCAAAGCCACTCCCGCCGTCTGCAGGACCACTACGAAacaactcgaaattcgtgtcttgCGGTCCCTGACACTTACACAATTCGCaattcgctctcgtattaacgagagcgagagggaccgcactacacgaacttcgagtttagagtttagaAATTACGCTTAGAAATTTTTAACTTAGCGACGGATTTAAATGCGGGTTGGATCTCAGAAGGTtttagttcgtatcgtaccgtccctctcactcatatttatttaatatctttatcgtttgcttgcgattggttcatttcgttttttaaccaatcacgagcatacgtcaaacggacctctcgatactaacgccatctagcgatatttcgcctctgtgaataCCCTCATTGAATATAAGCGTCAGctggacggcaagatacgaagttcgaatttcgtagtagccctccctGCGGGTCAATAGTAGTTTTTAGCTGCCGGAATTAATACACAGATATAGAAAAGGTGATTTTGAATGTTTACAACAACAGAGACAACGTAGTCTGAAATAATCTTTAGCTCAGGCCCGACGACGAACTGCAAACTattacaaagtgcaaaattcgaacttggaAAGCGAGTTTGAGAAAATTTCTGAAACTGAAAAATACACGAGGCTTATATTTTTCAAgctagaattttatttttttgacctAACTGAAAAAGAGTAACACCGGTAGGTCTGTAGATATGTATTCAGCCGTGTTAATTCTTAAAACATGTTcacaaagtttattttacaacaatATTATAGAAAAATGGAGTTGgcacattttttataaaagttgttCCGCTACTCCACGCTAGGTGGCAGTACATTGTATGCAATTTTCGTGTAGGGCTTTTAATGAAGTTTAATAGTTACTTACCGCCTTTAATACACAACAAAAAGCTGATGGAGCTACTCTGTAATTCGAAATTCGTCTCATACCGTACCTACGTTTTACggttttgttttacttttactcTCCTGCACATGCTTTAACGACTAACAATAATCGCCAAAATTTCAAAGTATGTATGAATGCACATACAAACATTTCCATTCACACTGATTTTGGTACAAATGACTACTTTCTCTTATTTTCTTTATTCCATCAGCGGGCCGCCCTATGAGAAAAATTACTCGACACACAAATCTCAACGCTATTAAAACAAAGCAATAATCTTAGTTTATAGTCAATTATCATTACAACAATCGatgttattctttttatttattatacatatacattATGCACAATAACGATAAAATTATATTTCCCTAAATAACCAATACGATACGATATCGTTCCCCATGTCTCGAATAACATTATCAAGTATCAAGGAAGCGGAAAAAAAAAGATGGAATGGAAATGCCGAAATGGAACGTCAAACAAAGTCGTCAAACTCAAATAAATGACAACATTGTTCGCGCTAGTAAACCTGTATTTAAAGTTAAATGTtaatgtaaaacaaaaaacatatttttgttgtGTATTTGTTAGGTTATTATCCGAGTACCGCATACCGAAgctaccgtaaaagtaaaacgGTTAACTAATTATAACCCATGGTATCGATGgagttatattttcaaaaatttaaatgaatcTCATAATTACCTATGATAAATAGTTTGAATAGTTTAAATAGTTTGaatactttaataataaaagtgcGTGGAGAAACATGTTTCTAAAATCTGACTTATTGAAAGCTATAACATTTAGAAACCCGGTAAGGTTGCCTCTAGCGTATTGGGTTCTCGTTTTAATTCGTTTTGGACTCACATTCTGGCCGCAATTGGGTTATTTACACCCAGACGAATTCTTCCAAAATGTTGAAGTCATCGCAGGTAagatttaacaaaaatacagttCACACAAAACACATAAAGTTGTACTTTTGtctaaataacttttattttattacaggcGAAATATTTACAATCGACGTCGCGAAAACCTGGGAGTTTAATCCCAAATTTCCAATCAGAAATATTTTCATACCGAAAATGGTTCTTGGGCCTCCACTACACTTCATTCGTATAGTCAACCCTTATACCAAGTATTACTTTGGTATAGATCTTAAAACTCCATACTACCTGCTTGTGATTCCAAGGCTTTTCGTCTGCTTACTGTCATTTATCAATGATTacagtttatacaaaatatgtGTCTTATACGGGCAGAATTTCAAGAATAGATTAGTTATATTCGCTAGTTCATATATTGTTATTGTGTACTGCTGTAGAAGCTTCTCTAATACATTTGAAATGATATTCTTTTCCATTCTGCTACTTTTTGTGGCTGAATGCATGTTGAAATctgataaaataatataccatgatgagtttttaaaagaaaaatatgaagAGGCATCAACTGCAGTTGAGAAAGTAAAGCTGTTTAAGTTAAAGATGCATTTGCCTGAACATTCCCTGAACCGTGTGGTGATACTGGCCACTGTTGTAGTAATAGGTATTTTCAACCGTCCAACTTTTGTGGGGTTCGCATTCCCACCAATATTCTTTTGGCTGCACCGTGGCTTGGGTTCAAAAGTAGTAGGGTTCAAAGACTTTCATGTTCGTATTTTCACCTTCATACTATGCGGAGTGCCAATAGCTTTGCTGCTTATATTAGTTGACTCGGGTTATTATGGATATTTGACAATGGCAGATATAGAATCAAGGCAGTGGTCTTGGGATAATTGGGTAGTAACTCCGCTGAATTTCCTTCGTTACAATTCTGACATGAAGAACCTGACGAAGCATGGACTTCATCCTCGGTGGCTGCATGTGTTGGTCAATGTGCCGCTGTTGTTCAGTGTGCTTGCGGGAATGGCCTTTATAACTTTGTGGTCAAACACCTATAGGTAAGTTATAGTTATGTAactgtatttaaataattttacagagttcatgaattttttttttattattggtaGAGGTTAGTGCTCTCATTCACATGAATTGTGTCTTACACAGGTCAGGTTTTAAAAGGTCTGTAAGCTATGTTTTTCATCCATCAATTAAGATTGCATATTCCTCTACAAGTTTTTGACTCCTTATGACATAGAATCTGTCTGTGAGTAAATGtgaaccataaaaaaaatgttcaattaGTATTATTGACTgtgagagtttttttttttccatgcATGTGATTGTTTCCCAGTGTTCACATACAAAATTATGCAAGAGTGTTTGTGTTCACTTTGTCCCAGCACGTTATGTTTCTATTCATACGTTTTTATTCACTTTTAGTATGAAAagggttataataataataataataattttattcgaTGTATGTGGGACATGGGTTACATTTGCAGATTATAATACATGAAAATAGAGTATCACCAGACCCTACCTTTTCAGGTGTTTCAGGTTTTCAGGGGTTAATAAAAATGATAGCTTTACTTGTTTCACTATCCAGGTTTTGACTATTATTGACCTACattttttcagtttttcatCTATTCGAAATTGTTCTTCACAGATTCATCCGTGGACACTACGGCAAGCTTCCCAGAATTCAAAGCATCACAGGCCTCATGCTGTTCTCCCTGGTCATCCCAGTGGCGCTGTTATCTCTGTTCCCGCACCAGGAGGCCcgcttcatcatcccagcccttGTACCACTAGTCTACCTCTATGGTAACCGATTACATCCAAATGAGAGTGATGGACCTTCACACAGAAAACTTAAAAAGATCCTTCTGTACACTTGGTTTATCGTCAACGCTAGTTTGACTATGTTCTATGGTTTCATCCACCAAGGCGGCATATATTCTTTCGCTAACACACTCCATCGCGAAATCAAAGCTACATACGGAGTTCATACATATGTCATAAGCACGCATAGCTACAGCATCCCTTCTTATTTACTCCAACTTGAAAGCACAACTAAGGTATATAAGGACAGAAAATCGGGTAACAGGTACAGACTGACGCCTACGACGTTTCTTTACAAGTATGGCTCCATGCCAATGGACGAATTATTCAGTAAAGTGGATGATGTCCTCACTAATGCTGAGATGCTTCTGCACGAATATAAGAAGCAGTATAGGTTTTACGTCGCCACGCCATGCTCTCTAGAAGCAGAGTTAGAGGAGGCAGctagtaaatattattattttaagttaattgaGGACTTTCGGTACTATCCCCATTTTTGTACGGAAGCGGTTCCTAGGTTCCCTGGCCACCGTGACCCATATTGTGTTGAGAGCAATCTCAAAGTGAATGAATCTCGAGTTGTAGATCTGAATATGTTCCAACGGATCTC
Above is a window of Choristoneura fumiferana chromosome 18, NRCan_CFum_1, whole genome shotgun sequence DNA encoding:
- the PIG-Z gene encoding phosphatidylinositol glycan anchor biosynthesis class Z isoform X1, yielding MFLKSDLLKAITFRNPVRLPLAYWVLVLIRFGLTFWPQLGYLHPDEFFQNVEVIAGEIFTIDVAKTWEFNPKFPIRNIFIPKMVLGPPLHFIRIVNPYTKYYFGIDLKTPYYLLVIPRLFVCLLSFINDYSLYKICVLYGQNFKNRLVIFASSYIVIVYCCRSFSNTFEMIFFSILLLFVAECMLKSDKIIYHDEFLKEKYEEASTAVEKVKLFKLKMHLPEHSLNRVVILATVVVIGIFNRPTFVGFAFPPIFFWLHRGLGSKVVGFKDFHVRIFTFILCGVPIALLLILVDSGYYGYLTMADIESRQWSWDNWVVTPLNFLRYNSDMKNLTKHGLHPRWLHVLVNVPLLFSVLAGMAFITLWSNTYRFIRGHYGKLPRIQSITGLMLFSLVIPVALLSLFPHQEARFIIPALVPLVYLYGNRLHPNESDGPSHRKLKKILLYTWFIVNASLTMFYGFIHQGGIYSFANTLHREIKATYGVHTYVISTHSYSIPSYLLQLESTTKVYKDRKSGNRYRLTPTTFLYKYGSMPMDELFSKVDDVLTNAEMLLHEYKKQYRFYVATPCSLEAELEEAASKYYYFKLIEDFRYYPHFCTEAVPRFPGHRDPYCVESNLKVNESRVVDLNMFQRISCYFKRFCLKIYRVRPVTKYDK
- the PIG-Z gene encoding phosphatidylinositol glycan anchor biosynthesis class Z isoform X2, with translation MVLGPPLHFIRIVNPYTKYYFGIDLKTPYYLLVIPRLFVCLLSFINDYSLYKICVLYGQNFKNRLVIFASSYIVIVYCCRSFSNTFEMIFFSILLLFVAECMLKSDKIIYHDEFLKEKYEEASTAVEKVKLFKLKMHLPEHSLNRVVILATVVVIGIFNRPTFVGFAFPPIFFWLHRGLGSKVVGFKDFHVRIFTFILCGVPIALLLILVDSGYYGYLTMADIESRQWSWDNWVVTPLNFLRYNSDMKNLTKHGLHPRWLHVLVNVPLLFSVLAGMAFITLWSNTYRFIRGHYGKLPRIQSITGLMLFSLVIPVALLSLFPHQEARFIIPALVPLVYLYGNRLHPNESDGPSHRKLKKILLYTWFIVNASLTMFYGFIHQGGIYSFANTLHREIKATYGVHTYVISTHSYSIPSYLLQLESTTKVYKDRKSGNRYRLTPTTFLYKYGSMPMDELFSKVDDVLTNAEMLLHEYKKQYRFYVATPCSLEAELEEAASKYYYFKLIEDFRYYPHFCTEAVPRFPGHRDPYCVESNLKVNESRVVDLNMFQRISCYFKRFCLKIYRVRPVTKYDK